The DNA window TTCTTCCACATTCAGACTATAGGAATTTGAAAAGCCCTTTTCCGGAAAATCGATGGTAATGGTAAAAAATGGATATCCGGAGTCTTCCACATTCTTCAGCAATCCCATTGCTTGAATAGTTGGATGGTCAGTTACAGATGGGAGCGTTATAGCAGGAAAGCTATCTTTTAAAACCACCTCTTTAGCGGAAGTGCCACTCTTAGAATTGCAGGAAATGAATATTGTGTTTAAGCAAATAAAACCCAACAGGAGCAAAAATGAAAACCGCAAAGAAACCATGTTTTTTAATTTAGTTGGCAATGATATGAATTTGCAAGTTAACTCTAAAATTAGGAATTTAATATAATAGTATTGCCTAATTTCAATAATCCAAACATTTTTCTAGGAAAAATGGTCTTATACAGAACTTGAATGTTATCAAAGAAATCCATTAAAATATTTTTTTGGTTTTCGTAGGATGACTTTTACTTTCGAATTGTGTTAACTTACTGAATCAAGAGTTTAAATATAAACATATCTAGATTTAATGAGAATTTTATTGTAATTCGATTTGGTATTTTTTCTCACAAAAAATATAGATCTTGAGAGAAAATGAGCTATTTTTGTAAAGTTTCCATTTATATTATTAGATACAATTAAATTTGAGCTTATTATCACATTTTATTAACAAGTTTGTAGATATCTAGATGATCAATTTGACTCAATTAATTTATCTCGACAATAACTCAACGACTGCAATTGATCCTAGGGTACTATCTTCAATGTTACCTTATCTTACTACTGAATATGGTAATGCTAACAGCAAACATCATTTTGGCATTAAATCTTTCGAAGCTGTGAAGGCAGCAAGGTTGAATGTAGCAAAATTGGTAGGTGCAGATCCAAGTGAAATTTATTTTACAAGTGGAGCCACTGAAGCAATTAACCTAGCTATTAAGGGTGTGGCTGAGTCTTTGATTGGAAAAGGAAGGCATATCGTTACTGTTGCCACAGAGCATTTGGCGGTCTTAGATACCTGTAAGTATTTAGAAGCACAAGGATATGAAATCTCCTACTTGTCAGTCAATTCAGAGGGACTTATTGATTTAATGGAACTTGAGTCACTAATTCGCATTGATACAATTTTAGTAATAGCAATGTTAGTCAATAATGAAACAGGAGTAATATTGCCCATGCGGGAAATTTCCAATGTAGCTCACAAAAAGGATACATTTTTATTTTCTGATGCAACTCAAGCAGTAGGAAAATTACCAATAAATGTTGATGATTTAGGTATTGATTTAATGTGCTTGAGTGGGCATAAATTCTATGGCCCGAAGGGAGTAGGAGCATTATTTGTTCGGCAGCGAAACAATCGTGTTAAGATAAAACCAATTATTCATGGAGGGGGTCATGAGAAAGGATTAAGAAGTGGGACTTTGAACGTTTATGGAATTGTTGGTCTTGGATCAGCATGTTATTTTGCTCTTAATGAAATGAATGAAAATATTGAGAAAATTGGTGCATTGAAATATCACTTAGAGCAAAGTATATTAAAAATTGATGGAACATCAATTAATGGAAGTGTTTCAAAAAGGTTATATACAACTTCGAACATATTAATTAAAGATGTTGACAGTGATGCACTAATATTAGGATTAAGTAATCCGGTAGGAGGAGGTCCAGAAATTGCTGTAAGCAATGGAAGTGCCTGCACCTCTCAAAGTTTTTTTCCTTCACATGTGTTATCTGCAATGGGTTTGAATGAAACAGAAGCCTTTAGCAGTATTAGGATTTCAATTGGCAAGTATAATTCATTTGACGAAATTGAATTTACAATTAGTCAAATTGCAAAAATTATAACCCAATTAAGAGCAATGAATAATTAGTTTTATTTCTTAATAAAAAATGCTTTTTTTGATAACAAGTAGTTAACATGGACAATAGGATATCCATATTTGTAAGAAAAATATTCCGCAATATTTTGTGGATACTCTATTTTTGCAATATTTAGTTCATATTCACTTAGGTGTGAGCCTAAAAATTTAGGTATATTGTACCATTTATTATCATATTTTTTTGACTTTAATCCAATAAAGTAACAATTAAATAGTTGTAGCACATTGTTGTTTGCCATTTTTAGATTCCCAATCAAAGAGGCTTCAGAAATTGATCTGTATTTACTGATGCAATTTATAATTTCAGAAATATGTAAAGGATCACGCGAACTTAAGAGTAAATTGTAGGTAATATCTCGCAAACTCCCTCTAATATTTTTATCAGGTATGTTATTGTTTAAGTGCCATAAACCACTTCCTATCCTTTGGAAGGTGCTATTGTTTTGACCCAATATACTAAGAAGTTCAATTCTATTTGTTAATATACCTTTGCCTGAAATTATCCTTAATAACTGGGAAGTGCTTGCTGGTTTATTAGTTGCATTTAAATTGTCTACACAAATATTGATGATTTCATTCGTCTTTAAATTTTTATTTATCTTATTTTTTAAAAAATTGTTTTCTAATGCAATATTTGTTTTGATTAAAAGTATGGCCTCATGAAGGGTTTTAATAGTTGTATCATTGTATTTGTAATTGTTCTCCTTAAAATATCTTTTTATCAAAATTTCTAAATTATAGTCAAATTCTACTATCTCGAAATTATAAATTTCAACATCTATCCATTTAAAAAAATCTACAATATTTAAATCGAGAATTATTTCTTTTTTTAAATAACAATTCAATCCGTTAACATTAAATGATTTATATTTAGTTTTAGTATTATGTAGTGCTTTAATTAAGTCAATATATTTCTCAGAAAATATTATATCAAAAAATATTTTTTTGAGTTTGATATTTGATTTTAATTCTTCATTTTCAAAATTAACTGAAATGTTCCAATTTACGCCATCAAAATTAATGATACCTGCATCATTATTTGGCATTTCGTATTGATTTATGGTATTCCTTACCAAGGGCCAATAATCATTTTTAATTCTTTTTTTTAGTAAATCATCTATTTGTCTTATTCTTTCTCTAGAACAATTTAATTCTTTAGCGAGTTGGTTGAAATTTGAATTATCTTGACTAAAGTAATATTTTTTAATAAACAAATTACGTAAGTTGTTCTTATTTTTTATTAATATTAAATAGCATAAAAAAATTAAGCTTGGGTTTAATTGTTTATTTATAATATAATTTATGTTTTCAATTCTGATGGCTTTATCTAATATTCTGTAAATATCTAATGTTGAATTCAATGAATTAGTACCCTGATCGACCAAGTGGATGTCAGCATCAACTTTATTATAATTTTCTAGGATAATATCTTTAATATGAATTAACTCAATTAAAGATTTTTTACCTATGTTATCAATATTCAGAAAATTGAAATCATTTATAAAATATATGATAATAAAATTTTTCCACTCCACAAATGATGATGGATCTTTAGGTTCTATTTTAATTAAAGCATTTTGAGATCTAACAGTACATTTATTTTTTAAGTTATGATATAAATCAATTGTACTAGAATTAAAATTTGTTTGATCAGCTAAATTTTGTTCTTTTAATTTATTTATATATAAATTGTTCTCTAAATGGAAAATCAGCTCATTTGATGTGGCTAATCCAATTTTATCCAGGTTTACAAAGGTATTATGTTGTTGATAGTATCTCAACGTGCTTTCAATTCCACCTAGTTTTATTATAAGTGATGATGCTCGATATGACAGAGGCTTTGATTTCCACCTATTGGATTTAAGATCTTTTGTCACAAATATTTGTTTTAGAGGATAAATATCCCAGGAATTTGTTTTATATTTTAGGATTCCGTTATGTCGAAATTTAAATTTTCATCAAGATTCATTTTTCTTGCGGTATTTCTTGCACATTTCTCAACCTTCTTTCAATTGCCCGAGTTCTAACTTCGGATGTATCTATAACGTTAGTAGCTTCAATCAGTTTCTTTTTGGTTTTAGCTAAAACATCCCCAAACTGCCCAAACTCAGATTTAACTGCGCCAAGCAAGTCCCATACTTCACTACTTCGCTTTTCAATGGCTAATGTCCTAAAACCCATTTGTAAACTATTTAGTAAAGCGCTCAAAGTGGTTGGTCCTGTTATAGTGATTTTGTAGTCTTTTTGCAATTGCTCAAAAAGTCCAGGAACTCTTAACACTTCGCCAAACAAACTTTCATAAGGTAAAAACATAATACCGTATTCTGTGGTGTTTGGAGGGTCTATGTATTTTTCTTTGATGTCCTGTGCGTTCTTTTTTATGCCTCTTATAAATGCTTTGGTGTATTCTTCAATCTTAACTAAATCTGCTTTGTCGTAAGCATCAACCAAGGCTTCGTAATCTTCTTTTGGAAATTTTGAATCTATCGGCAACCACAATGTTTTTTCAAGGTTGTTACCGTGTGGCATTTTGATTGCAAATTCCACAACTGCACCACTTCCAACTTTCGTTTTTACATTCTTCTCGTATTGTTCGTTGGTCAATAAATCTTCAATTATGTTTTGCAATTGATATTCGCCTAAAACACCTCTTGATTTTACATTGCTCATTACCTTTTTCAAATCGCCAACACTCACCGCTAAAGTTTGCATTTCGCCTAAACCTTTGTGAACTGCTTCAAGTCTATCACTTACTTGTTTGAAGGATTCTCCAAGGCGTTTCTCCAAAGTCTCATTAAGTTTTTCATCAACGGTTTTTCGCATTTCTTCCAACTTCTTCTCGTTGCCTTCTTGCATGGTTTTCACCGATTTTTCTAAACTCAATTTGAGTTCAGAAATTTTCTCGCTGTTAGCTACATTCTGTGTTTTCTGACTTCTTTCAAACTCGGTGAACTGCTCTCTCAATCGTTCTTTGTAATCTTTCAAAGCATCGTTCAATTCCTTCTTAAATGCTTCCAGATTTTCTTTTAGTTCGTTTCTGCTTTCCTTGCTGTTGCCATCAATACTCTTTTGAAAATCAACCAATTTTTCTTCAAAAGTTTTGCGGATGGCTTCTAACTTTTCTTCGTTTGATTTGGTAAGGTTTCCTAGTTGCTCAGAAAATGTTTGAGTGAACTTGTTGAGTTGATTGCCAATTTCTGTTCTTAAACCTGTTGCAGTTTCTGAACTTTCTTTTCTATTGGTTACAAATTCATCTTTCAGGTTTTTCTCTGTGTCTTTCAAGTTGGAATTAAGCGTTCCAATAGAAGATTTTATTTCAGTTAATTCATTGCTTGTTTCTTTCTTACCTGCTTTTAAGGTTAGAATGATGTTTACGATTAAAAGAATCGCAAGGGCTGAGAAAAATATGTAGATGAGAGTCATGGTTCGCTTTCTATTAAAGCATTATCAAGTGCGTTTATGTAAACAGGGATATTTTCAGATTCTACACCAAATTTTTTCTCAATCATAAAGTCTACTAATGTGCTACCATCAATTAAGATTATAGGAACTGCACCATTTCGCCTTGTAGCATTTAATGCTTCTTTTGAAAAGCTAGATGTTGTGAAAATTATTCCTTGCTCGAATGAGCCTTGTATTGCACCTCTGAACTTATCTATTTCCGTTCTACTAACTGAATTTGTTGACCATCTTTTACATTGGAAAGCTACATTCAAAAATGTTATACCAACTTTGAGTTTGCCGTGCCCATCAATTCCACCATCTTTGACATAAGATGCAACTTTCATATCAATAAAGCCATAAACCTCAAGTAGTCGTTTTGCAAATACTTCAAATGTCTGAGGCGATATTTCCTTTAACTGACTTAGAATTTGTTTTTTAAATGCGTCATTATGTTTTTTGTGAATAGCTTTTAATTCAGAGACTATTTCTTTTAAATTATCCGAATCCTTTCTTACGATCTTTTCAGATTTTATAGATGCACTTGTTTGACCAGGGACTTCTAAATCTTTAATCCAAAATGTGCCATCAATTAAAATTTGAAAATCTTTCTTTGACTTTGCTGTTGGGAAGTCGATGCCAACACAATGCCGTCTAATTTCCCCATTTACTATATTAAGTGGATTTTCTGCATTGAAGCGGTATAAATCATGTTTAATTATATAGTCATAAATATCCTTACTGGACATGGGTTTGCCACATCTTTTTAATACTTCGATTACCGCTTCTCTTATAGTTCTTCTTTTCATTTAAGGTCTTTCTGGTAATTCTATTTTATTAAGATTGCTTTCTTCAATACCTGAAAGTTTGTTGTATTCTTCTTTCAAGTATTCTAAATCGGCTTCCAAACATAGAAGATACTTTATATACTCAACCAAAAATTTATGTGAGGTTTTTGCTTTTATCTTTTTGGTTGCGTTGTCCCAGATAACATCTTTCCAATATTCTGAATTCAAGTCATCATCGATTGCAGAAAACTTCCCCCAAAAACCTTCAGTATTGCCCTTCTCTGTTAGCCATTCTGTGTAACCTTCTGAAAGCAATCTAATCCCAATAGGCCTGAAAAGCATTGAGCCTCCATCGTTACTTCTATAATCATTTACGGAGTTAGTAGCATCTACAAAAATAGATTTGTATTTAGGTATTTCGTTTATGGCTGCTGTCCAAAACACAACTGATTTTTGATACAAGGATTCTATTACTTCATATGATGGTCTAAAATCTAAATGTTTATAGAATCTGGCATAAAGGGTCTTGTTGACTTCCTTCAAGTTTAGAATTGTAGTAAATTCTTTTGCATCGGGACTAATATTAGAGGCTGCTGAAAGTTGAATAAATGTGTCTTGTTTAAAACTATCAAACTCAGCATAAAAACGTCTTGCATTTATATCAACTGGATTTTCTTCGTTTGTAATTAAATCGTCTAAACCTGAAACCCTTACTGCCTTTGTGTTAATTTCAGAGAATAGTTTTCTAGTTCTTATTTTTCCATTCTTGTCATCTGTATGGGCTATAATAATTACTGGTAATTCGTCAAACTTGAACATTGAAGGGTCTTTCTTCATTGCCTGTTTTATACCGTCAATTCGATGTTGACCATCAATTGAAAACAATTTTTCTGTTCCCGTTAGTTCAAGAATTCCTATTGTATCTAGCAAACCGTCAGGTAGTGCCATTGAAGGTATTGCAGATGGTGCAAAGTCAAAATTATACCAATTGGGTGGTCCACCAAAAAGACCAATAATAGCTGAA is part of the Candidatus Vicinibacter affinis genome and encodes:
- a CDS encoding cysteine desulfurase yields the protein MINLTQLIYLDNNSTTAIDPRVLSSMLPYLTTEYGNANSKHHFGIKSFEAVKAARLNVAKLVGADPSEIYFTSGATEAINLAIKGVAESLIGKGRHIVTVATEHLAVLDTCKYLEAQGYEISYLSVNSEGLIDLMELESLIRIDTILVIAMLVNNETGVILPMREISNVAHKKDTFLFSDATQAVGKLPINVDDLGIDLMCLSGHKFYGPKGVGALFVRQRNNRVKIKPIIHGGGHEKGLRSGTLNVYGIVGLGSACYFALNEMNENIEKIGALKYHLEQSILKIDGTSINGSVSKRLYTTSNILIKDVDSDALILGLSNPVGGGPEIAVSNGSACTSQSFFPSHVLSAMGLNETEAFSSIRISIGKYNSFDEIEFTISQIAKIITQLRAMNN
- the rmuC gene encoding DNA recombination protein RmuC translates to MTLIYIFFSALAILLIVNIILTLKAGKKETSNELTEIKSSIGTLNSNLKDTEKNLKDEFVTNRKESSETATGLRTEIGNQLNKFTQTFSEQLGNLTKSNEEKLEAIRKTFEEKLVDFQKSIDGNSKESRNELKENLEAFKKELNDALKDYKERLREQFTEFERSQKTQNVANSEKISELKLSLEKSVKTMQEGNEKKLEEMRKTVDEKLNETLEKRLGESFKQVSDRLEAVHKGLGEMQTLAVSVGDLKKVMSNVKSRGVLGEYQLQNIIEDLLTNEQYEKNVKTKVGSGAVVEFAIKMPHGNNLEKTLWLPIDSKFPKEDYEALVDAYDKADLVKIEEYTKAFIRGIKKNAQDIKEKYIDPPNTTEYGIMFLPYESLFGEVLRVPGLFEQLQKDYKITITGPTTLSALLNSLQMGFRTLAIEKRSSEVWDLLGAVKSEFGQFGDVLAKTKKKLIEATNVIDTSEVRTRAIERRLRNVQEIPQEK
- a CDS encoding restriction endonuclease, whose product is MKRRTIREAVIEVLKRCGKPMSSKDIYDYIIKHDLYRFNAENPLNIVNGEIRRHCVGIDFPTAKSKKDFQILIDGTFWIKDLEVPGQTSASIKSEKIVRKDSDNLKEIVSELKAIHKKHNDAFKKQILSQLKEISPQTFEVFAKRLLEVYGFIDMKVASYVKDGGIDGHGKLKVGITFLNVAFQCKRWSTNSVSRTEIDKFRGAIQGSFEQGIIFTTSSFSKEALNATRRNGAVPIILIDGSTLVDFMIEKKFGVESENIPVYINALDNALIESEP
- a CDS encoding DGQHR domain-containing protein, with product MDNNSLIQLPAIKGIIGNWVYYQTVIPFKELITRIDNDHSIREYFSLDDHLQRDLSKRSKKIAEYLLREKTRFFNSAIIGLFGGPPNWYNFDFAPSAIPSMALPDGLLDTIGILELTGTEKLFSIDGQHRIDGIKQAMKKDPSMFKFDELPVIIIAHTDDKNGKIRTRKLFSEINTKAVRVSGLDDLITNEENPVDINARRFYAEFDSFKQDTFIQLSAASNISPDAKEFTTILNLKEVNKTLYARFYKHLDFRPSYEVIESLYQKSVVFWTAAINEIPKYKSIFVDATNSVNDYRSNDGGSMLFRPIGIRLLSEGYTEWLTEKGNTEGFWGKFSAIDDDLNSEYWKDVIWDNATKKIKAKTSHKFLVEYIKYLLCLEADLEYLKEEYNKLSGIEESNLNKIELPERP